Genomic segment of Mercurialis annua linkage group LG6, ddMerAnnu1.2, whole genome shotgun sequence:
GTTGTTAACAAGCAGGAGATGAAATGCTGTCACATACATATGCTGAATTTTGCTCTTCTAATCAGATTGAATAGAGAAGCTTCAGATTTTGATTTAAGTATTAATaacttattataaaataatccttcCGATTTCTTATATCAAGGATGCTCAGGCCAGAACAAATATTAAAACCAATAAATTACAAATGTGCATGACAAAATCTGAAAACTTTGTTACAACTCCATGTTATCCAGAAAGAAGAgaaccaaaaaagaaaaagtagtTCTAACATCAAAATTTAACCTTCGTATCTTTGCCtacaaaaaatagaaaatggACAAAAAAGACCTATAATTCTATAATAATTAAGTAGGCACAACCACCCCAGATTGGGGTGATAACTGCAACACTAACAACAAGACCAACATAAGCAAAACCAGCTGCACAAAAAAACATGAAGTAACTTTACATACTCGCCTCTGCATCTTCAACACCTCTTCCGTCCCTAAAATATCCCCTCGATATTTTTCCATTTCCGCCGTTTGTTTCATGAGCATTGACGCCTTCCTCTCCGTATCTCCAATTTTGTCCAGCATCTTGGCTTGTTCGCCAGCCAGACTTTCTTGCTGTTCGTACAGTCTCATTTGATCACCCGAGGCAACTCTCATCTTTTGTATTGTCTTTGTTAGTGTCAGATACTCAATTTCGGCCTCGACCTTTTTCTTGTAAATGCTTTCAAGCTCGGTTTTTTCAATTTCTCTAGATTTCTCCTGCTGCGGCTCTATGGTGCTTTCTGATTCTTGCCTCGCTGACTTGCCATTGATCAAGCTATTCTCGAGTTCTGCAACAATGGACTGTTTTGCTTTGAGCTTAGCCTCTGCCTCCTCCAATCTAATTTCGAGATATTGTACATTTTCTGTCAAGCTTGACACTTGAGACTCCAACAGATTTGGTTGTCTGATATTTTCTGAATCAAACTGTTCAGACAAACTCGATTCATGGAGTCCGTGAATGGTATCTACTTCATCTTTGCTAGCCTTCCCAATTTCCCCTAATTTTTTAACCTCTGCAAGCAAATTGTAGCCTCAATTAGATTCAATAAACAGCAATAACATTAATTATTGCACCAACTACAACCAGTGATCCTTTCACTGAAAACATACAGATTTTCTGGATCCTGAGAAGATCATACATACTAaagaaaaaactgaaaattcagAACTGTATGCAAACATCGAAAGAAAATCCAGCACCCACTTCAACTTGTacattttataaagtttttggAACCAGAGCATAAACCTTAAAGAAGCCAGGAAACAAAAAGTCCCCGGAATGGAATCTTCACTTCCAAAAGCACGGCCGAACAATAATACAATCCTAGCAGCAATTACTGTTTTAACTAAACTTTCTAATCTATTTCACTAAAACAAATTATCTATGTTATCGGTAAAACCAGTATATGTTACGTATTTATAGAAACAACAATAGCAACATCAAGAAAACTAGGAAACACCAAACATATTATAGTCGAACCATCTAATGTAACAGATAATGCATCTTTAGCGTGAAAGATGCTTAGTCTAGATTTGGAACACAATTAATTACCACACAGCAATGCATGCATTCAGATCATGTAAAATCTAATTGAGCCCTAAGCATGTTGCCTTTTTCATTAACTTCCGAAAATTTCTTTTTGTGATCGAGCACAAAGGTTTTTTTGTGTAATGGAAAGATCTTTGTCAAGACATTAATAACCTTGTTCAAAAGCATATCAATAGCATAGCAATTACTCATCATTCTAAATCACTTTACCAAGCGTAAGTTCCAGCTAAGATCCATGTGTCTCACTAGCAGATGAGAATCAAAATcccgaacttttatttttttagtaaataataGGTAAGGCAAAGATACATtctgtaatattttaatttaagggAATAAATCGGGATGCATCGCGATTGTGAAGGTGATGTTAGCCATCGCATTAAAGCAAGATGGTTAAAATGGAGGTTGTGCCACAAAATTTTATGTGACCGGAAGATTCCTATAAGGTTAAAAGGAAAATTTCATAGTACTGCAATAGAACCGGAATGAATGTTGCGCAATAAAAGGGCAACATGTATCTAAATTAAGTCTATAAGAGATAATAAATGTTAAGATGGATGAGCAATCATACTAAAATGGATAGAATAAGTAATAAATGTATTTGGTCATGTGAGTCGTAGGCCAGATGGTACTCCAGTTAGAAAGGTTAAACATATTAATGCAAGATAACTTAGCATCTTCGATACTATAGATGCAAGTaagattttaataagaaaaaatataaatcgaGTACACTGACCACTTTCAAGGGCTTCCTGTACTGATTGGAGAGTAAGGATAGACTCAACCAAAGGATCGCGATCTTTTGACGACCGATGGCTGTTGCTTTTCTCATCCTTACCCTCCCAAGAAGCATCAGCAGCTAAATCATCTTGAGAACCATCTCCATCTTCTCCTGCATTCACTTGCCCAACACCAAAATGTTGCTCCCCAGCATGGGCATCATCACTGTTTTCCCCATCATAAAACATTGCCATTTCGCTTTGATTTCCGTTACTTGTCACAGAACCAGCACCCTGCAAAAAGACAAAGTTGGAGCTTCTTGAGTCAGATTCCATGCTGGAATGAGAGTTTTCCTTCTCGATTTTGACCCTTTCTCCTCTATGCTTCTTACTGCTTTCAGCCCGTCCTTTTCCTTGTTGGACTCGTTGAGTCGAGCTACCAGTATTCTTCCCACTCAAATTCTTGACCCTATTCTTCTCCCGCACAAACTCCAAAACTGCAGGGGTATCATACTTCAACCTTGGAGCACTGGCTGCTGTGGACGACCTGCTACTTCGATCTTCACTATTCTCGGAATCTTCACCTGCAGCAAAACCAGACCCAACAGCAAATCTAGATTCCAAATTAGACTCTGAAATCAGAGAGCCATCAAGAACACCCAAGTTTTTCAATAAGTTAGTTGATCCAACAGAACCCTCACTATTCTGTACGACATCAGAAGCTGACATTAAATTCCTTGCTCTGCTTGGATTTCCAGAAATAGACAATCCTCTTTTCAAAACTTTACCGTGATCCCCATTTGCACTAGCATCCTTAACAACATCTCTCCTAATACGCCTCCACTTTCTCAATCCATATCCTTTCAAAGGAGGCGACTCCTCCTCTGTAGATTTAGCTGATAAAGGCTTCGAATTCTCCAAATCCACCCCCTGCTCAATTCCTATTCCTTCTCTAACTTCTCCATCAATAGAGGAAGCATTAGTATCAACAATTCTGCTAGCATCTACGCCACGATCCTCTTCCGAATACGACCCGTTAATCTTAACCTTGTTACTAGTATCATTATGATCAAGACTTGAAACACTATATTGATTGGTGTTTAATTCATTGTCTTCAACAGATTCATTAGCAGAATTTTCCCTTTCCAAATCCATTAAGTCTAGGGAAAAAAGGGTCCTTTTTTTTAGATCAAGATCAAGAACAATAAACTATCATTCCAGCACTATCATTTTCAAATCAACCCATAATctggaaacaaaacaaaaacataataaaaatataaacatccTTTAAATTACATCATTTCCTatcatcaaatttaattaaattcccTTCAGTACAGCAATAAAGATCACatctttattaaatttttctcaaaaaagaaaaactaattaGAATTGACCAAGTAAATGGTATTAAAAAGAGTTAAGAGAAGTACCTTTTAGATGTCCATAAACCCACAAAAATTGAAGATTTGGGAGAAATTATGATGATGAAAATTTGGAAGGAAAGGAAACCCTAAACTATGTTTGGATTTGCAATTTTATAGGAGTGGAATAATTGAATAATGAAGTATGATGATGAGatgtaaaagaaaattaaaaaagaaaatgaaagagcATTAGACAAGATGAGATTAGCCACATGGGAAGAGGGGGACCCCACATCTACTCCCTTACAAACTCACTCCTCTAGAAGTGGAGAGAAGGTGCAAACTTACAAATTACAATATTCCCATCAATTTATTGTTCTCTTTCTTCATTTTTACCAATTTGCCACCACATTTTGaagagtaaatttttttaagatacTTTACATTATACCAGTTCATGGGTTTGGGTACCCGGCCCGCCTGCCCAAGCCCGTCCTCTTAGGGCCGCGCTTGGACACCAATATTTGGTCTCAAGCCCGGCACGGGCCCGAGCCCGAAAAAAGCCCGTTTTTTTATGGACGGGTTTGGGCTTTCAATATCATAGAAAATCAACGTAAACCCGCCCAAGCCCGGCCCAAACCCGAAAAAATAGTGTATTAGGGCCGGGTTTGGGTAGTATATTAAAAGCCCGAACCGGGCTTGGGCGGGCTTGGGCTTGACTTTAAAAAAGTCAAGCCCGCCTAAGCCCGGCCCGAGCCCGCCGAAGCCCACCCCATGAACAGGTCTACTTTACATATATCATAATTCACATTTCTGTTATTCATTAACCACTCTGAagaatcaatttcaaatttattaagAAACCAATGATCAACTTTCTTTCGTAATAACCTACACTCAAAAAAAGTCAAATTCTCAATGTCCTTTTGAAAGAGAAATGCTTAGGGATGACAATGGGGAGGGGATTCCCCGATCCCCATGGAGATCCGCCCCTAATGGGGCGGAAAATCCTTACCAATTGTTCCCATGGGTACGGGGATGGGGGAAGATTATTCCCCATCCACGAGgatggggaggggacggggagtgtagtccccaccccatggggatccccatccccgttCCTATGGGGACCCGATttacttttatataatttattatactttttaatatattagtcataatttttaataattttatttaattatcagaATATTAAGTAAtgatttttaacgattttttattttattttaattatattattttaatatttaaaattgctgaatattttagatgattaattaatttttggataatttaatttataattttttattattattaatattgaacagatcatatttttttcttaaatgtttcataaaaataaaaaaaatatttaaatatttatattagaattagACGGGGATGTGGGGATCCCCATGGAGATGGGGAATCCACGGGTATGGGGATGGGGATGAATTAAACCCCATCAAataaatggggacggggattCCCCATAGAagtggggacggggatggggatagCTTCCCCGCccccaccccgccccattgccatccctagaAATGCCCTGAACAACTAGAAGATGGGCTAGGGGTGagcattcggtcggttcggttaaaaccgatcCAAAAATAGCCAAACCGACCAAACCGAatgttgtaatatttttgaCCGAATCAACCGGACAAAGAACATTAACCGAATCTGTTTcgactgaatttttttttggtcggttcggttaaatgGCTATTTATGGGTTTTTATGAGCTTTTTCAATTACATATGCTTTAaagatcaattaatttttttcataaattcaaataattgaattctatgaaaattagaaagaaatcaAGCATTTTctcacaaatccaaacaatataccatagcaagaattaaattcaaaaaagatATCAACCTACTTTTTATAATaagcatttaaaattttaagtattcggtcggttcggttaaactgtaaattttaaattcttaaccGAACCGTTAACCGATaactgaaaatttatattttttttaaccgaaccgaccgaatgaaaatttatcaccgaaccaaaccgac
This window contains:
- the LOC126686616 gene encoding WPP domain-interacting protein 1 translates to MDLERENSANESVEDNELNTNQYSVSSLDHNDTSNKVKINGSYSEEDRGVDASRIVDTNASSIDGEVREGIGIEQGVDLENSKPLSAKSTEEESPPLKGYGLRKWRRIRRDVVKDASANGDHGKVLKRGLSISGNPSRARNLMSASDVVQNSEGSVGSTNLLKNLGVLDGSLISESNLESRFAVGSGFAAGEDSENSEDRSSRSSTAASAPRLKYDTPAVLEFVREKNRVKNLSGKNTGSSTQRVQQGKGRAESSKKHRGERVKIEKENSHSSMESDSRSSNFVFLQGAGSVTSNGNQSEMAMFYDGENSDDAHAGEQHFGVGQVNAGEDGDGSQDDLAADASWEGKDEKSNSHRSSKDRDPLVESILTLQSVQEALESEVKKLGEIGKASKDEVDTIHGLHESSLSEQFDSENIRQPNLLESQVSSLTENVQYLEIRLEEAEAKLKAKQSIVAELENSLINGKSARQESESTIEPQQEKSREIEKTELESIYKKKVEAEIEYLTLTKTIQKMRVASGDQMRLYEQQESLAGEQAKMLDKIGDTERKASMLMKQTAEMEKYRGDILGTEEVLKMQRRVCKVTSCFFVQLVLLMLVLLLVLQLSPQSGVVVPT